One Penaeus monodon isolate SGIC_2016 chromosome 42, NSTDA_Pmon_1, whole genome shotgun sequence genomic window, TTAGAACGTATGGTCAGTGAAGTTAGTGGGTATCACTGGGATTCGTAGGAGGGAAGTTTGTAGGTAACGAGAGAGTATGTCCAGTGAAGTTAGTTGGAAATCCGGAGTTAGTGAGGTTTGGTGATATTTAAAGGTACGTGTATAAAGCCCGAGCGAGACTTTTTGCCCCTGACTGCACCGCCTGTTAGTGTGCATTAAGTGTGACGCGAAAGGGAACTCCCAAGTGTGAATTAAAAACTACTTACGCCGCAAAGGGTGAATTAAAACGGAGGAGGATAAGAgcgtaaaggtaaaaaaaaaagtttggaatgaGAActtgaattagattttttttttctcttgaatgtATACTGCCTGCGTGTGCTCTTTGAATATGACGCGAAAGGAAACTCCCAATTGTGTATTAAGAAATATTTACGCCGCGAAGGGTGAATTAAAACGGGTGATAAGAGCTTAGAGGTGAATTAAGGGTTACCCGAAATTTCgtcgaaaaggggggagggggtcaagggtgaagggtgaagaaaAAGGGTGAAGTTGGCGTTGATGCTAATTTCGTCGCAGGGGGTCATTGGTGAGCTAAaaagttttcttttgatttttgatttttcacttttttttaccgttttcaggttttttttctgttgaatggaggggggggggatttcgttGTATTGTtgtagtcattatttttttttgggtatgtaATTGTTcatagttgtagttgttgttgatcAATCGGGTGACAGTGTTATCTCCAGCATAGTTGTGgttatcatgatcgttatcattatttttgttgtttttattttcattgtcattattttacagTCATCATATCATCGCATCGCATCCTCTCAGTCATcgtcctcaccatcaccatttacatcatcatcatcatcatcatcatcatcatcatatcatcatcatcccatcatctcacatctcatcatcatcatcatcatctctcatcatcaccatcatcccccatCCCATCATCACCAAACATTTAAACATcaggataatcataaaaaaacaaataaagaagggaaaaacgatcacaataaaccaaaaaagtcccccataaaaaagataataatttaaaaacatttaaaaaaccaaaaaataataaaaattttaataagaatgtgaaaaagatgaaattttgttgatttttgatgttgagttatgatgatgattatgaatgatgttgatgtttatgttgatgtgttgatgttgatgtttggGTGTTTATGGTTATGTttttatgttgatgttgatgttgagggtttatgttttttgtcgatgacgatgacgatgacgatgacgatgatgatagggtataaaaaattaaaaacgaaaaatgaaagtataaaaacaggcaaacaaaacacgaagaaaaagaaaagaaaaaaaaagcgcaatgACATGAAAATAGAAACACAATGGCATCGAAATATCCTGGTGACGTCCGGGTCAGGTGCGtaattgggggtaggggggggtaggtaaggggggaggagtcgaaggaaggggagaggaagggagggggtgttattccggaagttctctctctctctctctcttctctcctcttctcttctcttctcttccccttctctcttctctcttccccacttctcacttctttcccttttcacttctctcttctctcttctcgggccctcttctctctttttttccctcctttctttccctcttctctcttctcgggcttctctcgttttttaaatttccccgttccccctttcccctcttctctcttctctcttctctcttctcttttctctcttctcgctcctctcttctctcttctgttcatcatctgagagaggaagggagggagggaagggagataaagcaaagacgagaaagaacagagagtGAATGGAAGGCAAAGACAGaacgagagaagatgagagagagagagagagagaaaaagagaagagagagaagaagagagagaaaaagagaggaagggggagagagagagagagagaagaggaaaagcggAAAAGCGGTCGGGTGGAAAAGCCTCCACCAAGGCCCCTTCCCGGTTTTTCCCCCATACTTAACCCCTTCCTGTCCAACGCGAGTTCCGCCCTTAAAAGCTCCTTGGAACCCcccgaagggagagagagagaagagagaaaaagagagagagagaggggaggggagagagagaagggggcgagagagagaaaagaaagagaggagagagagagaagggagggggagaggggaaaaggaaagacggagggaagagagggaaagttgggggtctctctctctctcttccccctctctctctctctctctccctctctctctcccctctctctctctcccccctctcatctctctctcttcttttcgctctccacacacacaattctcccttcccttccctcttctttcgttctctttacttcactctctcttttgtttccattatttcccttccctccccctggtctcctctcttctcctctcctctccgttcccctcctcatctctctcctctactaccttccccttcccttccctctcctcccttccatttctcctgttctcttcctcatctctcccatcccctcccctgctctctccctccctttcccctcttccctcctctcctctctccttcccctcccctcctctcctctcctctcccctcctctccccccctttccccccccctccctcccctcctctcctcttcctctcctctcctctcctctcctctttccccctcctccctctcctcccatccctcctcttcccgccccctatccctcctatcccctcccctcctatcccctcccctcctatctcctcccctcccccatccctcctctctccttctctccttccctccccttccttctccctttcccttcccctcctctcccctcctccccctccctccctcctcaccccccctctcccctcctatctccccctcccaccctccccccccaccattaTTCCCTTGATGGAGGCCCGATGTTGATTGTTTGCAACGCTTCTTTCGTTTGCGGTGTGGGCCCCTCGTTTTTCTGTCCCGTTTGTTTGGTTGttgattgtttttgtgttgggggttttgtgtgttttgtgttgtgtgttgtgtgttttgtgtgtgtgtggggttgtgtgtgttggtgtgtgtttcggggtgtgtgtggcgcgtgcgtgtttaggagggtggggggggacgcACCCCATGCGGAAAATTAAATtccctaataaataaaaaatcggcATATGGGGGTGTGTTTTGCTGTTTGTGTTTGAAAAACAAGCGTGCAGGTGGGTTCTTTGGGTttaaacggggggaggggggggggaggtgggaaagggggaaaaaggaatagaataaaaatttaaaaaaagggaagtaggaagggaggggggagagagagaggggggaaaggggggggagagagagggggagagagagagggagagagatatggggggagagagagggggagcgcgagatatggggggggagagcgagagggggagagcgagaaagagagagaagcggagaaagagaatgagaaagagagaggaggtttcCAGAAGTTTCCGCATTATCCCCGGAATGGAGGCCGGGGCGCGGAACAGGGATTACGTTGTTGCAGAAGAAGTCGCGCTGATTCGAGTCCTGATCGGGGGATTGGCGGAGGGCgcgctctctgtctgtttgtcttttttttttttctctctctctcgctttcggtctccctctgtctctgtttctctctctctttcattctctgtttctctctcaatctcattctctctctctctctctctctctctcactctctctctctctccctttcctctctcctccctctctcctttttctccttctctcctctctcccctcctctctctctctctcctctcttttctctctttcaaaactcattttctctctctcttttttttcttctctctttttctctatttttctctctctctctctctctctctctctcaacctctctctctctctctcccccttgcccctctctccctctcccctcccctcctcccctcttctcttctttattttctctctctatcttttttccctctcattattttctctctctccttattctctctctccttactctctctcattatctctctctcattatctctctttcattttctctctctctctctctctttttcttttttctttccccctttctcttttctttctttcccctcttttctttctcttctttctctttctctttttcctcccaccccaaacctttttctctttcccctctttctcccccttttttctctctcctccttttcgtcctctctctctcctctctctcccctctcccttttctcccctctctctgtatttttttgttccccccctctccctctccccccccccccctccctccctcccgcattcCCCGTCTCGCTCTCTgtatgaaggagaaagagtgaatgtgagtgagtgagtgactgagtgggagagtgagtaaatgaggggatgagagaaaagagagattagtGAGTTTAATgagtggtgaagagagagagtgagtgaacccTGTGAGTGAAGgaatgatgagtgagtgagtgagttagtgggaaaagagggtaaagggggtgagtgagtgagtgatttagtgagtgagtgagtgatgagtgagtgagtgagagagtcgAACTCCTCCTTGCCGCGGATAAACGCTGATTAGAGATCCTGTCCTCTCTgccgtgcgtgtgtttgtttgtgcttgatttttttccctctttttgggggtttggaatttttcttcttcattgttgttttggggtatgagaaaataggggagagagtgagtgagtaggggaggggagtgagtgagtgagtgaaagaaaaagtaaaaaagtgagTGAGTAAATTGAAAGAGTGGAGTAATAAAGTGAGTGGAGTGAGTaaaaaagtgagtgagtaagtaataAAGTGGAGGGTgagtaaaggttaaaaaaaatttagtgatagtaattgagtgagtgaatgagtagtAATTGAAATGACGGAaagatttagtttaaaaaagggaGTGAGTGTGGGGAATGAGTGATAAAAAAGTGGGGTGATTTTTGAATGAGTGGGGTAATAAAGTTTAGTTAGTGAGTTTAGTAATTTtaatgagtgaaagagtgagtgtggGGAGTAAATTAAAACGGCGAGTGAGTAAATTTTTCaagcgagtgagtgaggggaatTTTGGCTTTGCGAATGTGAAGTCTCTGTATACTGTTTCCCTACCGTACCCCCAAACCCAAGGCCCttttccctaaaaccccccccccctccccccacgactACCCCCTCGGTCCGGTCCCCccaatccttttttccttttcccgcccggggtggggggccccaaaacgtGACGTACGTAGGTAGACCGCCCCGGGAAATTTTTCCGTTTCGGAACCCGTATAAATTTGGGTCTGCAGGAAAAACCgcacgcgccggccggggatgGGTGTCGgatggggatttttttatttttatttatttatttgattcgtTTTGTCTtgtgtgatttttgtttgtttgtgtgtgtgagtatttgttgatgggggtagggtggggggggggtggggggggttgtgggtttttttgggtttttatttaggggagtaggggaggaaaagggaaaaggaagaagagaaaataaaataaaagataagagtgagagatagatagatagagagacagagacagagagagagagaaggagaaaacaaagagCGGAGAAAAGTGAATCCTTGAGTGAATAATGAGagaccacaaaaccaaaaaagcgaagaaaaaaaaagcgaccggaaaaaagaaagcaaaagggttttccattttaaaaacccctttcccctccccttccccccccccccccttcggaaaGAGTGACCAGTGCCCCCGTGCCACGCTGATTTGCcgcttccaccccccctccccccgcctcagATGCCCCGACGACAAGGGTGCCAGGCGCCTCTTGCCCCGCGTGTGGCACCGCGCTCGGGCACCTTGTCGGCTCTCGAGGTCGGTGCCTCGAGTCGGGTCGGCTTTTCGGTGGTTGTTGCTGtctgctgctgctattgctaatactattacttttactattgctattgctattgctattactattacccattactattactattactattatattgggTATTACaaatactttctctttcttctactactacacctactactactactactactactactactactactactactgctattgctactgctactgctactgctgctactgctactactccctATTGCTATTGCTCTCTACTGCTACCTGCGCGCTTGCTCTGCTACTGCTCCTCTGGCTGTTTTCCCTGCTACTCCTACGCTCCTATGCGctattgctactgctgctgctgctactgctactactgctattgctattgctactgctactgctgctgttgctgctgctactgctgctgctgctgctgctgctgcatctactgctgctgctgctgctgcatctactactgctgctgctgctgcatctACTACGCTGCTGCTGCTctactatattatactactactactactactactactactactactactactactactactactactgcctgttgctaatattgttgtcattactgtcattgctatttttattattgttactattaacttCATGATTACGATTGTTgtcgatgttcttttttttcattttattttattcatgtttctGATGTAGTTGTAATGAGagttgaagaaaagaaggaggtagAGATCTGAATGCTAATTACTTCAGTCAAGAAATGCCAGGGAGCGACGGTCATTGCTTCTGGTTGAGTGTGttcttgtttggttgtttgtttgtttggttgggttgggtttgggtttgggtttttggttttgtttttggggttggttggttgttggggtgtttgtgtgcgaaAGTGCATTTGTTGACTGtctggtattttttttccccttccgtttgtatttttttttatttttttttccacctcttttcTTTTCGCAGTCTGTTCTtactcgggtttttttttctcgtctttttcctgtactttttttcctttcttattcggATTTTCCTtgaccttctctttctttcttttttttacattacccgtctttccacttttttttcttctttctctcttccatccttttaatcctccacctcccccatccctcctcctcctcctcctcctcctcctcctcctcctcctcctcctcctcctcctcctcctcctcctcctccttccctacctctctcctcctccacttccctccatgcattcctccctttttccttcctgctcccctccttccctttcctcctccctacttccctccctccctttctcccctccccccccccaccccaccccccccccccacacgcgcCAAGGGACCCGCTTATCCTGCAGGATCTCGGAGGCTCGGGCGCGCGCGGCCTTGAGGATTTCCCCGCCGTCGGCTCGAGGGCCCgccgccgccctcctcctcctccccccctcctcctcctcctcctcctcctcctcctcctcctcctcctcctcccccctcctcctcctcctgattttACCCTtcgtccttctttttctttctttttctctttctttcttctttttctttttcttcttcttcttcttcttcttctctggttctcatccttctcctgttcctctttctccttcggcATCTCCtaatcccttttctccttttcttcgtcttgttcttctccgtttttttttcttcttttcctcctcctcattttttctccttctcacacacacgcaccacacacacacaaacacacacatccacacacaccacacacaccacacacacacacaccaacacacacacacacaccaccacacacacatatataatacatacatacatacctatttttttatttgtatgtatagtattttttattgttttataaaacacaccacacgcacacacacccccacaccacacacacaccacacacacccaacaccacacacaccacacacacacaccacacacaccccacacacacagaaggcagccccccccccccccccccccaccaccaccaccacgccccTAAGACACAATACTTCCTCGCGGCGCCCCATCGTCTTGACCTCTGTGACCTGACCTCGGCAATAGCGCTGACGTCACTCTTcggtctgtctctcccttctcttctttctttcttatattctttcttttttttttcttttcgtttcttttgtcgTCTTTTCTCTATACTTTTTTCGGCAcctcttgtttgttttgtctgtctttttgtctgtgtctttctccttctctttctctttctctttctctctctcttttcttttctctttcctttctctttctcttttctctttctctttctccccctctctctctctcttctcctctcatctcccctctctctcctctctcatctctctctctctctccttctctcctctctctcccctctctccgcttctctctctctcctctctccccccctctcctctccccctctctctctctctcttcctctctctctctctcccctctctcccctctctctctctcttttctctcgctctctctctcctctctctctctctctctctctccttctcttctctctcccctctctcctctccttcctctctgtctctctctctctctccctcgttctccccctttctccctccttccctcccactctctgtcCTTACATTCAGAGGCTTACCGATTCCATTATGGCGGAGAGTGTGGTTAGGGGGGTTTTGAGGATAAAAAANNNNNNNNNNNNNNNNNNNNNNNNNNNNNNNNNNNNNNNNNNNNNNNNNNNNNNNNNNNNNNNNNNNNNNNNNNNNNNNNNNNNNNNNNNNNNNNNNNNNaaataaaaaaaaaaaaaacccccccccaaaattttttttcacccaaaaccacaccccaaacacacaacgcataaaaacacaacaacacacacacacacacacaacacacacaacaaatacattttataaatataatataaaaatttaataatttaaatatatatataaagttgatatactttttctatatattttgtggttttttttttttttttgcgaatcaaattttatcaaaattcttttattctcattttcacatttttccagataataaaatttggtaattttttaaaccctaataattgcaaaaaaccataaaatgaatcgaaaaacgtcattttgagtatactcaataaggcttatttcgctagattttgccgttttttcgattctagattttttttttttcccctttttttttaattaggataAAATTTCCTGTTAATATGATCATTTTTACTGATTagatctttattatcgttatcatatctttatatattgcaattataacatttttgaaatttatatcttttactattgcaatttgcatttataatatatattcgcaagttactaataaaaaaaaaaaataagaagaacaaaaaaaataacaataaacctttttaaataaatattgatatcattttttgtttgactcgtttttactgtaatttttacgtttaatattttttttcatttccaccagaaaaaataacataatgataataatatcaataaaaataaaaattttaacgaattttaaatttttattattttattattattgttttattatttttaaaattttttttggggaataatataaaaatttaaagaaaaaataataataagatgatgataataataataataataattataataataataataaaatagtaataataataataaaataataataataataaaataataataacataataataatgataatagtaatcatactgAAATCAtggaatgttatcaaaattctttattctcacttttatcatcattattgtcatgattaatacaattctgtaatcattatcattattacctaaaattgcaaaatcatcaaatgaatcgaaaaaacgtcattttgtagttatctcatatggctatatttcgctagattttgccgctttttcaacttcttgggattttttttctttacctcttttttattaatatggacgaattcctattattatgatcattattatcacgattatcatcattattatcgttatcatcattattatcgttatcattatcatcattataatcaccattatcattattattgctattattatcatctaattgcaattattatcattattattgcaattattgcagttctaatatatactttttcaagttatactaataaaaacaacaataataatagtaataacaataataataacaataaataacgattttataatatattgatatcattattttaattaatatcgttattacagtaattattactgttataatcattatttttgcaattataccaccagtaaaataataataatgattgtaataacaataatatattaataacaatattatagcgaattatattattaattatacttatttattattatgttattattacagttataatatatttttggcaataatacaaaaaattaaagtaataataataataatgataataacaataataataatattaatagtaatataatgataataataataatataataatataataataataataataataataatgataatattaataatattaatatcatcaaatttatcaaaattctctatattctcatttgtatcatcattatttcatgataatacgattctggtaattattatcattattaccctaataattgccaaaatcatcaaagaaatgaaaaaaaacgtcattttggagtatactctcaaaagactatatttcgcaagattttgccgctttttcgacttttggggattttttttttacttttttttttttttttatatggaaaatttttattatcatcattagttcatGATATCGTATTATACGTATCATCTTTATCTAATTTTTTGCAAAActatataattattgcaaatttctttattattgcaatttttgcagttaaatataaatttatgcaattactaaaaaacaacaacaataataataataataacaataataatgacaaaaaaacgatttaaataatttatatcaaaatttgaATTTAAGACGTTTTTTacgtaatattacttttataataatttttttaaattatatactagtagaaaaaataaaaataaataataacaataataatatattaacaaatcataacgactattaatattttttttattattatcattttattgttattattactttttataataattttgggcaataatactaataataaaagtaaaattttaaaataaaaaataataaaaaaataataaaaataatttaataataataataagataagataatataatgaaatgacaatgataaaaaaaataataataataaaaatttaaaaataatattaataataatgataaattaataataaatgaaaatattaaaaattttaaaaggaaaagccGGTTTTAAAAACCAGTTATTgggttgttgttgatattgatgtaaaaataaaataagacaccCATAAATTTGTTatatcccccaatttttttttttaaagcgttttgtatttttaaaatttgatcgtctgttaaaaaaacccattttaagcGCCCTCCGCGGAGTGACGTTACCcgtatttgggggagggggggccatgCCATTGTTTATTGCAGTGCATTTTAATTTAAGTATTTGCTTAAATACAGGCATTTAAttcattgataatatatataatcatattatataatatataatattattataaatatatatatatatattataattatatcagtgcttataaaaaattttaaatatatataatatattttaaaaatattaaaattatatatatattacaccaataaatagacacacgcacaaacagcccgacacacacacacacacaccaaaccccaaaacacaccaaaaaacacacacacaacaccacataaaaatcaaaatattaaataaaaataatatatatataaataatatgtaggatggtatatttaaaatttaaaatatatataatattaatatatatattttatatatgtattaattgttacacaacacacacaacaacaccaaccacacacacacacacacaacaccaaaaaacacataataaaatgtatatatattaattataaatatatatataataataatataatataattataatcaaaacccacaccacacaacacaccaacaacacacaccacacaccacacacaaacaacacacacacacacaaaatatattataatatataaatataatatattatttatataattttatattatttgtatgtattttttaagtatagctataaaattatattttatattatatatatataaatataaataatttgtatgcacttaattatatatatatatatatatatatatatatatataaatttttatatat contains:
- the LOC119599260 gene encoding protein PXR1-like — encoded protein: GRTRERERETERKERREGREKRRRERERERRRRKRKRRKKEKKKEKEGRRRAIAIGSSSSSSSSSSSSNSSSSSSPVPLSSLTTDSIVLPCTANFNRYRYLTTIAYLTDTIGSQRAVVYNLVCTDASNYQ